One genomic region from Zalophus californianus isolate mZalCal1 chromosome 2, mZalCal1.pri.v2, whole genome shotgun sequence encodes:
- the LOC113924720 gene encoding transportin-1-like, producing the protein MEYEWKPDEQGLQQILQLLKESQSPDTTIQRTVQQKLEQLNQYPDFNNYLIFVLTKLKSEDEPTRSLSGLILKNNVKAHFQNFPNGVTDFIKSECLNNVGDSSPLIRATVGILITTIASKGELQNWPDLLPKLCSLLDSEDYNTCEGAFGALQICEDSAEILDSDVLDRPLNIMIPKFLQFFKHSSPKIRSHAVACVNQFIISRTQALMLHIDSFIENLFALAGDEEPEVRKNVCRALVMLLEVRMDRLLPHMHNIVEYMLQRTQDQDENVALEACEFWLTLAEQPICKDVLVRHLPKLIPVLVNGMKYSDIDIILLKGDVEEDETIPDSEQDIRPRFHRSRTVAQQHDEDGIEEEDDDDDEIDDDDTISDWNLRKCSAALDVLANVYRDELLPHILPLLKELLFHHEWVVKESGILVLGAIAEGCMQGMIPYLPELIPHLIQCLSDKKALVRSITCWTLSRYAHWVVSQPPDTYLKPLMTELLKRILDSNKRVQEAACSAFATLEEEACTELVPYLASILDTLVFAFSKYQHKNLLILYDAIGTLADSVGHHLNKPEYIQMLMPPLIQKWNMLKDEDKDLFPLLECLSSVATALQSGFLPYCEPVYQRCVNLVQKTLAQAMLNNAQPDQYEAPDKDFMIVALDLLSGLAEGLGGNIEQLVARSNILTLMYQCMQDKMPEVRQSSFALLGDLTKACFQHVKPCIADFMPILGTNLNPEFISVCNNATWAIGEISIQMGIEMQPYIPMVLYQLVEIINRPNTPKTLLENTAITIGRLGYVCPQEVAPMLQQFIRPWCTSLRNIRDNEEKDSAFRGICTMISVNPSGVIQDFIFFCDAVASWINPKDDLRDMFCKILHGFKNQVGDENWRCFSDQFPLPLKERLAGFYGV; encoded by the coding sequence ATGGAGTATGAGTGGAAACCTGACGAGCAAGGGCTTCAGCAAATCCTGCAGCTGCTGAAGGAGTCCCAGTCCCCAGACACCACCATCCAGAGAACCGTGCAACAAAAACTGGAACAACTCAATCAATATCCAGATTTTAACAACTACCTGATTTTtgttcttacaaaattaaaatctgaagaTGAACCCACAAGATCATTGAGTGGTCTCATTTTGAAGAATAACGTGAAAGCACATTTTCAGAACTTCCCAAATGGTGTGACAGACTTTATTAAGAGTGAATGTTTAAACAATGTTGGTGACTCCTCTCCTTTGATTAGAGCCACTGTAGGTATTTTGATTACAACCATAGCCTCCAAAGGAGAATTGCAGAATTGGCCTGACCTCCTACCGAAACTCTGTAGCCTATTGGATTCTGAAGATTACAACACTTGTGAAGGAGCATTTGGCGCCCTTCAGATCTGTGAAGATTCTGCTGAGATTTTAGATAGTGATGTGTTAGATCGTCCTCTTAACATCATGATCCCCAAATTTTTACAGTTCTTCAAGCACAGTAGTCCAAAAATAAGGTCTCATGCTGTCGCATGTGTCAATCAGTTTATCATCAGTAGGACTCAAGCTCTGATGTTGCACATTGATTCTTTTATTGAGAACCTCTTTGCATTGGCTGGTGATGAAGAACCAGAGGTACGGAAAAATGTGTGCCGGGCACTTGTGATGTTGCTTGAAGTTCGAATGGATCGCCTGCTTCCTCACATGCATAACATAGTTGAGTACATGCTACAGAGGACGCAAGATCAAGATGAAAATGTGGCTTTAGAAGCCTGTGAATTCTGGCTCACTTTGGCTGAGCAACCCATATGCAAAGATGTACTTGTAAGGCATCTTCCTAAATTGATTCCTGTATTAGTGAATGGCATGAAGTACTCAGATATAGATATTATCCTACTTAAGGGTGATGTTGAAGAAGATGAAACAATTCCTGATAGTGAACAGGATATAAGGCCACGTTTTCATCGATCAAGGACAGTGGCTCAGCAGCATGATGAAGATGGAATTGAAGAGGaagatgatgacgatgatgaaattgatgatgatgatacaaTTTCTGACTGGAATCTAAGAAAATGTTCTGCTGCCCTAGATGTTCTTGCAAATGTGTATCGTGATGAGCTTTTGCCACACATTTTGCCCCTTTTGAAAGAATTACTTTTTCATCATGAATGGGTTGTTAAAGAATCCGGCATCTTGGTTTTAGGAGCAATTGCTGAAGGTTGTATGCAAGGCATGATTCCATACCTGCCTGAGCTCATTCCTCACCTTATTCAGTGCCTCTCTGATAAAAAGGCTCTTGTGCGTTCCATAACGTGCTGGACTCTTAGCCGCTATGCACACTGGGTAGTCAGCCAGCCCCCCGATACGTACCTGAAGCCATTAATGACAGAATTGCTAAAGCGAATCCTGGACAGCAACAAGAGAGTACAAGAAGCTGCCTGCAGTGCCTTTGCTACCTTAGAAGAGGAGGCTTGTACGGAACTTGTTCCTTACCTTGCTTCTATACTTGATACCTTGGTCTTCGCGTTTAGTAAATACCAGCATAAGAACCTGCTCATTCTTTATGATGCCATAGGAACTTTAGCAGATTCAGTAGGACATCATTTAAACAAACCAGAATATATTCAGATGCTAATGCCTCCACTGATCCAGAAATGGAACATGTTAAAGGATGAAGATAAAGATCTCTTCCCTTTACTTGAGTGCCTATCTTCAGTTGCCACAGCCCTGCAGTCTGGTTTCCTTCCATACTGTGAACCTGTGTACCAGCGTTGTGTAAATCTAGTACAGAAGACTCTTGCACAAGCCATGCTGAACAATGCTCAACCAGATCAATATGAGGCTCCTGATAAAGATTTTATGATAGTGGCTCTTGATTTACTCAGTGGTCTGGCTGAAGGACTTGGAGGCAACATTGAACAGCTAGTAGCCCGAAGTAACATTCTAACGCTAATGTATCAATGCATGCAGGATAAAATGCCAGAAGTTCGACAGAGTTCCTTCGCCCTGTTAGGTGACCTGACGAAAGCTTGCTTTCAGCATGTTAAGCCTTGTATAGCTGATTTCATGCCTATACTGGGAACCAACCTAAATCCAGAGTTCATTTCAGTCTGCAATAATGCCACATGGGCAATTGGAGAAATCTCCATTCAAATGGGTATAGAGATGCAGCCTTATATTCCTATGGTGTTGTACCAGCTTGTAGAAATCATTAACAGACCCAACACACCAAAGACGTTGTTAGAGAATACAGCAATAACAATTGGTCGTCTTGGTTACGTTTGTCCTCAAGAGGTGGCCCCCATGCTACAGCAGTTTATAAGACCCTGGTGCACCTCTCTGAGAAACATCAGGGACAATGAGGAAAAGGATTCAGCCTTCCGTGGGATTTGCACCATGATCAGTGTGAACCCCAGCGGAGTAATccaagattttatatttttttgtgatGCTGTTGCATCGTGGATTAACCCAAAAGATGATCTGAGAGACATGTTCTGTAAGATCCTTCAtggatttaaaaatcaagttgGGGATGAAAATTGGAGGTGTTTCTCTGACCAGTTTCCGCTTCCCTTAAAAGAGCGTCTTGCAGGTTTTTATGGTGTTTAA
- the LOC113924665 gene encoding serine/threonine-protein kinase Sgk1-like yields the protein MTVKTEAARGTLTYSRMRGMVAILIAFMKQRRMGLNDFIQKIANNSYACKHPEVQSILKISQPQEPELMNANPSPPPSPSQQINLGPSSHPHAKPSDFHFLKVIGKGSFGKVLLARHKAEEAFYAVKVLQKKAILKKKEEKHIMSERNVLLKNVRHPFLVGLHFSFQTADKLYFVLDYINGGELFYHLQRERCFLEPRARFYAAEIASALGYLNSLNIVYRDLKPENILLDSQGHIVLTDFGLCKENIEHNGTTSTFCGTPEYLAPKVLHKQPYDRTMDWWCLGAVLYEMLYGLPPFYSRNTAEMYDNILNKPLQLKPNITNSARHLLEGLLQKERTKRLGAKDDFMEIKNHVFFSLINWDDLINKKITPPFNPNVSGPSDLRHFDPEFTEEPVPNSIGRSPDSILLTASVKEAAEAFLGFSYAPPMDSFL from the coding sequence ATGACGGTGAAAACCGAGGCTGCTAGGGGCACCCTCACTTACTCCAGAATGAGGGGAATGGTAGCAATTCTCATCGCTTTCATGAAACAGAGGAGGATGGGCCTGAACGACTTTATTCAGAAGATTGCCAATAACTCCTATGCATGCAAACACCCTGAAGTTCAGTCCATTTTGAAAATCTCCCAACCTCAGGAGCCTGAGCTTATGAATGCCAACCCTTCTCCTCCACCAAGTCCTTCTCAGCAAATCAACCTTGGCCCATCATCCCATCCTCATGCTAAACCATCTGACTTTCACTTCTTGAAAGTGATTGGGAAAGGCAGTTTTGGGAAGGTTCTTCTAGCAAGACACAAAGCAGAAGAAGCATTCTATGCAGTCAAAGTTTTACAGAAGAAAGCCATCctgaaaaagaaggaggaaaagcatATTATGTCGGAACGGAATGTTCTACTAAAGAATGTGAGACACCCTTTCCTGGTGGGGCTTCACTTCTCTTTCCAGACTGCTGACAAATTATACTTTGTCCTTGACTACATCAACGGTGGAGAGCTGTTCTACCATCTCCAGAGGGAGCGTTGCTTCCTGGAACCACGGGCTCGCTTCTATGCTGCTGAAATAGCCAGTGCCTTGGGTTACCTGAACTCCCTGAACATCGTTTATAGAGACTTAAAACCAGAGAATATTCTGCTGGATTCACAGGGACACATTGTCCTTACTGACTTTGGGCTCTGCAAGGAGAACATCGAACACAATGGCACGACATCCACCTTCTGTGGCACGCCTGAGTATCTTGCCCCCAAGGTGCTCCATAAGCAGCCTTATGACAGGACCATGGACTGGTGGTGCCTGGGGGCCGTCTTATATGAGATGCTGTATGGCCTGCCTCCTTTTTACAGCCGAAACACAGCTGAGATGTATGACAACATTCTGAACAAGCCCCTCCAGCTGAAGCCAAATATTACCAATTCTGCCAGACACCTCCTGGAGGGCCTCCTGCAGAAGGAGAGGACAAAGAGGCTGGGCGCCAAGGACGACTTCATGGAGATTAAGAATCATGTATTCTTCTCCCTGATTAACTGGGATGATCTCATTAATAAGAAGATTACTCCCCCTTTTAACCCAAATGTGAGTGGACCTAGCGACCTGCGGCACTTCGATCCTGAGTTCACCGAAGAGCCGGTCCCCAACTCCATCGGCAGGTCCCCCGACAGCATCCTCCTCACAGCCAGCGTCAAGGAAGCGGCCGAGGCCTTCCTAGGCTTTTCCTATGCTCCTCCTATGGACTCTTTCCTCTGA